The Dehalococcoidia bacterium genome has a window encoding:
- a CDS encoding MFS transporter — protein sequence MSESAGRRRLAIAAVLAAGLLGELAYALLLFPLLQRYLVFDRGLGAGFPGYVLAAYGISRLITQLPLGGVADRLGRRHSVALGYGAVTLGGLLCWTPATQLILVGAVLFGTGHALADPLLPAALAEGVSVQGRGRVIAMLNLGQVAGLVAGLAGGAFLTDLAPATAGFLTVAAANGASLALLTLGAWPLLRPVRAGRGERAALAWRALGDERAIDLFVALFLIALAMNLVMPNISLYSVRRLHRELHQLVPYLAPAAVAGVAALPFGGWLTDRAGRLPPLLLGSVLGTIGFAQLAFAGDPIDAAVGAALGAAGLALTMPASNVALLEVGGPEHRALLLSGMMAVQGLGQAAGPLFGGLLSQLAGPALPFGIGALALWLVTPFSVLFASAPHDGAAGQLVPYTPLTRFISRRHLARHEMREQGTGNRDQGDGGPKP from the coding sequence GTGAGCGAGAGCGCGGGCAGGCGGCGGCTGGCGATCGCCGCGGTGCTCGCCGCCGGGCTGCTGGGCGAGTTAGCCTATGCGCTGCTGCTCTTCCCGCTCCTGCAGCGCTACCTGGTCTTCGACCGCGGGCTGGGCGCCGGCTTCCCCGGCTACGTGCTGGCCGCCTACGGTATCTCCCGGCTCATCACGCAACTGCCGCTCGGCGGTGTCGCCGATCGGCTTGGCCGGCGGCATTCGGTTGCGCTCGGCTACGGCGCCGTCACGCTGGGCGGGCTGCTTTGCTGGACGCCCGCCACGCAGCTGATTCTCGTGGGCGCGGTCCTCTTCGGCACGGGCCACGCCCTGGCCGACCCGCTGCTGCCGGCGGCGCTGGCCGAGGGCGTCTCCGTGCAGGGCCGCGGCAGAGTGATCGCCATGCTGAATCTCGGCCAGGTCGCGGGGCTGGTGGCCGGGCTGGCGGGCGGCGCCTTCCTCACGGACCTGGCGCCGGCAACCGCCGGCTTTCTTACCGTTGCGGCCGCCAACGGCGCTTCGCTGGCGCTGCTCACGCTGGGCGCCTGGCCGCTGCTGCGCCCCGTGCGCGCCGGCCGCGGCGAACGGGCGGCGCTGGCCTGGCGGGCGCTCGGCGACGAGCGGGCGATCGATCTCTTCGTCGCGCTGTTCCTGATCGCCCTGGCGATGAACCTTGTGATGCCCAACATCAGCCTCTACAGCGTGCGGCGGTTGCACCGCGAGCTGCACCAGCTCGTGCCCTACCTGGCGCCGGCGGCGGTCGCGGGCGTGGCGGCGCTGCCCTTCGGCGGCTGGCTCACGGACCGTGCCGGGCGGCTGCCGCCGTTGCTGCTCGGCTCCGTGCTCGGCACGATCGGCTTCGCGCAGCTCGCGTTTGCCGGCGATCCGATCGACGCCGCGGTCGGCGCCGCGCTGGGCGCCGCCGGCCTCGCCCTGACCATGCCGGCTTCGAACGTGGCGCTGCTGGAAGTGGGCGGGCCCGAACACCGCGCCCTGCTGCTCAGCGGCATGATGGCGGTGCAGGGGCTAGGCCAGGCGGCCGGCCCGCTGTTCGGCGGCCTGCTGTCGCAGCTCGCCGGGCCGGCGTTGCCCTTCGGCATCGGCGCGCTGGCGCTCTGGCTCGTGACGCCCTTCTCCGTGCTGTTCGCCAGCGCCCCACACGACGGCGCAGCGGGCCAACTCGTGCCCTACACGCCGTTGACCCGCTTCATCAGCCGCCGCCACCTTGCGCGGCACGAGATGAGGGAACAGGGAACAGGGAACAGGGACCAGGGGGATGGAGGACCTAAACCGTAG
- a CDS encoding Ig-like domain-containing protein, whose product MPSLASLSPATAPAGGQGFTLIVNGSGFLDTATVLWNGSPRSTSIVSPAQLTAAIPAGDLAIAAPIATVDVAVDNNDGSGPSAPLAFVISGPSVLAAQSTVVPPAGAGALSLASVGGAGGLSGTLVNGGGRGFATLTFASYAGNPTSVSVFAPGALFFDVHVAGTALAGSLTATFQFPSGSPFVSTLFFFDSGARAFLPLRGSGQALGSYVVNQAAGTITVIFDGTSVPALGNLTGTVIAADTLTATGSAAPTAVADTYTTPVNTALAIAAPGVLANDVPVAADPLNAVLTAGPVNGALTFNADGSFVYTPNANFSGIDSFSYVAHDTVTGLDSAAALVSIGVGVSLPQNPPLNPAAFGVVPQAAQAGGAGGGGVSPLPVVIFVPIFTLTVDASGCGSVSPGAGPHAFGDTITLTATPCAGSTFALWSGGPCAGSAINPCAVVMPPTDLTITAVFQP is encoded by the coding sequence TTGCCGTCGCTTGCCAGCCTTTCGCCTGCCACCGCGCCGGCGGGCGGGCAGGGGTTTACGCTCATCGTCAACGGCAGCGGCTTCCTCGACACCGCGACGGTGCTCTGGAACGGCTCGCCGCGCAGCACGTCGATCGTCTCCCCGGCGCAGCTCACGGCAGCCATCCCCGCCGGCGATCTCGCGATCGCCGCGCCGATCGCCACCGTCGATGTGGCCGTGGACAACAACGACGGCTCGGGGCCGAGTGCGCCGCTGGCGTTCGTGATCAGCGGACCGTCCGTGCTCGCCGCGCAGTCCACGGTGGTGCCGCCGGCCGGTGCGGGCGCCCTCTCGCTGGCGTCCGTTGGCGGCGCCGGCGGCCTCAGCGGCACGCTTGTCAATGGCGGCGGCCGGGGCTTCGCCACGCTCACCTTCGCCAGCTACGCCGGCAACCCGACGTCGGTATCCGTATTTGCTCCAGGCGCGCTGTTCTTCGACGTGCACGTCGCCGGCACGGCGCTCGCCGGCAGCCTGACGGCGACCTTCCAGTTCCCGTCCGGCAGCCCTTTCGTCAGCACGCTCTTCTTCTTCGACAGCGGCGCCCGCGCCTTCCTGCCGCTGCGCGGCAGCGGCCAGGCGCTCGGCTCGTACGTCGTGAACCAGGCCGCGGGCACGATCACGGTGATCTTCGATGGCACGAGCGTGCCGGCGCTGGGCAACCTGACCGGCACCGTGATCGCCGCCGACACGCTGACGGCCACGGGATCGGCGGCTCCCACGGCCGTTGCCGACACCTACACCACGCCCGTGAACACCGCGCTGGCGATCGCCGCGCCGGGCGTGCTGGCCAACGACGTGCCCGTCGCCGCCGATCCGCTGAACGCCGTGCTGACCGCCGGCCCGGTGAACGGCGCGCTGACGTTCAACGCCGACGGCTCCTTCGTCTACACGCCGAATGCCAACTTCAGCGGCATCGACAGCTTCAGCTACGTGGCGCACGACACGGTGACCGGCCTCGATTCGGCGGCCGCGCTGGTGAGCATCGGCGTGGGGGTGAGCCTGCCACAGAATCCGCCCCTGAATCCGGCCGCGTTCGGCGTCGTGCCGCAGGCGGCGCAGGCAGGCGGCGCGGGCGGCGGCGGGGTGTCGCCGCTGCCGGTGGTGATCTTCGTCCCGATCTTCACGCTGACCGTGGACGCCAGCGGCTGTGGCTCGGTTTCACCCGGCGCGGGACCGCATGCCTTTGGCGACACGATCACGTTGACCGCCACGCCTTGCGCCGGTTCGACCTTCGCCCTGTGGAGCGGCGGTCCCTGCGCGGGCTCGGCGATCAATCCCTGCGCCGTCGTCATGCCGCCCACCGACCTGACGATCACGGCCGTCTTCCAGCCGTAG
- a CDS encoding class I SAM-dependent methyltransferase, translating to MNEYTRANLAHWDELARIHPGTERYGLAAFKAGASKLNALDRAEVGDVRGKTLLHLQCHFGLDTLSWAREDATVTGADFSGEAIAAARAIAAECGLPAHFVHSTIDELPASLDGQFDIVYTGRGALCWLPDIRRWAAAAAHFLRPGGVLYVQDTHPYLFMYDERPGDTEPRLLYSYFHSEKPDRFEAPASYADPNAKLEHTTEYIWSHPLGEMIDALIGNGLQIQFLHEFPYTYHNFFTFM from the coding sequence ATGAACGAGTACACCCGCGCGAACCTCGCGCACTGGGATGAGCTGGCCCGCATCCACCCCGGTACGGAGCGGTACGGTCTCGCCGCGTTCAAGGCGGGCGCGTCCAAGCTCAACGCGCTCGATCGCGCCGAGGTGGGCGACGTGCGCGGCAAGACGCTGCTGCACCTGCAGTGCCACTTCGGCCTCGACACGCTCTCCTGGGCACGGGAGGACGCGACGGTCACCGGCGCCGACTTCTCCGGCGAGGCGATCGCCGCCGCGCGTGCGATCGCGGCCGAGTGCGGCCTGCCGGCGCACTTCGTGCACTCGACGATCGACGAGTTGCCGGCCAGCCTCGACGGCCAGTTCGACATCGTGTACACGGGCCGCGGCGCCCTCTGCTGGCTGCCCGACATCCGCCGCTGGGCCGCGGCCGCCGCGCACTTCCTGCGGCCCGGCGGCGTCCTCTACGTGCAGGACACGCACCCGTACCTTTTCATGTACGACGAGCGGCCCGGCGACACGGAGCCGCGGCTGCTGTACAGCTACTTCCACTCCGAAAAGCCTGATCGCTTCGAAGCACCCGCCTCCTACGCCGACCCGAACGCGAAGCTGGAGCACACGACCGAGTACATCTGGAGCCACCCGCTGGGCGAGATGATCGACGCGCTGATCGGGAACGGCCTGCAGATCCAGTTCCTTCACGAGTTCCCGTACACCTACCACAACTTCTTCACCTTCATGTAG
- a CDS encoding amidase, which yields MVQATELAYLSIREAGELFRRKELSPVELTEALLERTRRVQEKLVPYVTLTPEIALEQAGRAEAIFARGGPEAASPLLGIPIAYKDIVMTRGIRTTCGSAVHEDWIPDIDAAVVERWQGAGTVMLGKLSTHEFALGLQPPGHMLLPARNPWNPAHIPGGSSSGSGAALAAGLTLGAIGTDTGGSIRGPAAFCGISGLKPTYGRVSRYGIVTLAWSLDHAGPMARSAEDCAILLNALAGHDPRDPAAAAQPVEDYTASLDAGVKGLRAAIPTNYFHDKLSDEAKAGIYAAADVLRGLGATVEEISLPHAELAGALLGVMFPEAYAYHARDLAETPEKYPTPLRNRLLSGALFTANEYVQAQRARSIMRAAFAEAMRSYDVLLTSSTQADAATYAESISPSTRRGPNYNGAFNMTGQPAIAIPSGFSGRGLPLSLMISGRPFAEATVLRVAHAFQQATDWHKRHPDLDAALAASLEAPAAEAHADDQADAAAEAQPDRAAVVAAPVDEETVRRRAALAGVSLDEECIPEAALAIEGVLKTLRRLDPHAIRRVEPAVAFTALGG from the coding sequence ATGGTGCAGGCAACCGAGCTGGCGTACCTCTCGATTCGCGAGGCGGGGGAGCTGTTCCGGCGCAAGGAGCTGTCACCGGTCGAGCTGACCGAGGCGCTGCTGGAACGCACGCGCCGCGTTCAGGAGAAGCTCGTGCCCTACGTCACGCTCACGCCGGAGATCGCGCTGGAGCAGGCTGGCCGCGCGGAGGCGATCTTCGCCCGGGGCGGGCCGGAGGCGGCCTCGCCGCTGCTGGGCATTCCGATCGCCTACAAAGACATTGTGATGACGAGGGGCATCCGTACGACCTGCGGCTCGGCGGTGCATGAAGACTGGATTCCAGATATCGATGCCGCGGTGGTCGAGCGCTGGCAGGGCGCCGGCACGGTGATGCTCGGCAAGCTCAGCACGCACGAGTTCGCGCTCGGCCTGCAGCCGCCCGGCCACATGCTGCTGCCCGCCCGCAACCCCTGGAACCCGGCGCACATTCCCGGCGGCTCCAGCAGCGGCAGCGGCGCGGCGCTGGCCGCCGGCCTGACGCTGGGCGCGATCGGCACCGACACCGGCGGCAGTATCCGTGGCCCGGCTGCCTTCTGCGGCATCTCCGGCCTCAAGCCCACGTACGGCCGCGTCAGCCGCTACGGCATCGTCACGCTCGCCTGGTCGCTGGACCACGCCGGGCCGATGGCGCGCTCGGCCGAAGACTGCGCCATCCTGCTCAACGCGCTCGCCGGCCACGACCCGCGTGACCCCGCCGCCGCCGCCCAGCCCGTGGAAGACTACACCGCCTCGCTGGACGCGGGCGTCAAGGGGCTGCGCGCCGCGATCCCCACCAACTACTTCCACGACAAGCTGAGCGACGAGGCGAAGGCCGGTATCTACGCCGCGGCCGATGTGCTGCGCGGCCTCGGCGCCACGGTGGAGGAGATCTCCCTGCCGCACGCCGAGCTGGCCGGCGCCCTGCTCGGCGTGATGTTCCCAGAGGCCTATGCCTACCACGCGCGCGACCTGGCGGAAACGCCCGAAAAGTACCCGACGCCGCTGCGCAACCGCCTGCTGAGCGGCGCCCTGTTCACGGCGAACGAGTACGTGCAGGCGCAGCGCGCGCGGAGCATTATGCGCGCCGCCTTCGCCGAGGCGATGCGCTCCTACGACGTGCTGCTCACCTCGTCCACGCAGGCCGACGCCGCGACCTACGCCGAGTCGATCTCGCCCTCGACCCGGCGCGGACCGAACTACAACGGCGCCTTCAACATGACCGGTCAGCCCGCGATCGCCATCCCCAGCGGCTTCTCCGGGCGCGGCCTGCCGCTCAGCCTGATGATCTCCGGCCGGCCGTTCGCGGAGGCGACGGTGCTGCGCGTGGCCCATGCCTTCCAGCAGGCCACGGACTGGCACAAGCGCCATCCCGACCTCGATGCCGCGCTCGCCGCCTCGCTCGAAGCGCCCGCAGCGGAAGCGCATGCGGACGACCAGGCCGACGCCGCGGCCGAGGCGCAGCCGGACCGCGCCGCCGTCGTCGCGGCGCCGGTCGATGAGGAGACCGTGCGCCGGCGCGCCGCGCTCGCCGGCGTGTCGCTGGATGAAGAGTGCATTCCGGAGGCCGCGCTGGCGATCGAAGGGGTGCTCAAGACCCTGCGCCGGCTCGATCCGCACGCCATCCGCCGCGTCGAGCCGGCCGTTGCCTTCACGGCGCTCGGCGGATAG
- a CDS encoding YceI family protein, which yields MTTQTAVSTWAIDDVHSAALFSVEYMAIALFKGRFSGVAGSISLNEADPPKSSVNATIDVKSIDVKNERLYGHMMGDMFFDAEKFPQITFKSTKVEKVSDKRWKIGGDLSMHGVTRPVTLDTEYLGQGKHPFSGQIRAGFRAKTTINRDDWGLSWNAAMDTGAKYVGEKVEIALDIIAGKQE from the coding sequence ATGACCACACAGACCGCCGTCAGCACCTGGGCGATCGACGACGTACACTCCGCCGCCTTGTTCTCGGTCGAGTACATGGCGATCGCGCTGTTCAAGGGCCGCTTCTCCGGCGTCGCCGGCTCGATCTCGCTCAACGAGGCCGATCCGCCCAAGTCCTCCGTGAACGCCACGATCGACGTGAAGAGCATCGACGTGAAGAACGAACGGCTCTACGGCCACATGATGGGCGATATGTTCTTCGACGCCGAGAAGTTTCCGCAGATCACCTTCAAGAGCACGAAGGTCGAGAAAGTCAGCGACAAGCGCTGGAAGATCGGCGGCGATTTGAGCATGCACGGCGTCACCCGCCCCGTGACGCTGGACACCGAGTACCTGGGCCAGGGGAAGCACCCCTTCAGCGGCCAGATCCGCGCCGGCTTCCGCGCGAAGACCACGATCAACCGCGACGACTGGGGCCTGAGCTGGAACGCGGCGATGGACACGGGCGCCAAGTACGTCGGCGAAAAGGTCGAGATCGCGCTGGATATCATCGCCGGCAAGCAGGAATAG
- a CDS encoding aldo/keto reductase, translating into MEYRHLGRSGLLVSAVGIGCNNFGGRLDEAGTAAVVNAALDLGITLFDTADVYGNRGGSEELLGKALKGRRRDAVIASKFASPMGEGPLWKGGSRRYIVDAVHDSLRRLGTDYIDLYQMHSPDPETPIEETLRALDDLVRAGDVRYLGNSNFTAAQATEAAWVAKTEHLTPFISAQNQYNLLDRRIEHELVGVCGKYGLGILPFFPLASGFLTGKHRPGQGPAKGTRLEGPMGQRILTEGNYDTLVKLEQIADGAGRSLLELAMSWLAQQPQVGSVIAGAMNPEQVKQNAASIGWKLSPDELAAIDAATRRS; encoded by the coding sequence ATGGAGTACCGACATCTGGGCCGCTCCGGTCTGCTTGTTTCCGCCGTCGGCATCGGCTGCAACAACTTCGGCGGCCGGCTGGACGAGGCCGGCACCGCCGCCGTGGTCAACGCCGCGCTCGACCTCGGCATCACCCTGTTCGACACGGCCGACGTCTACGGCAACCGCGGCGGCTCCGAGGAGCTGCTGGGCAAGGCGCTTAAGGGCCGGCGGCGCGACGCCGTGATCGCCAGCAAGTTCGCCAGCCCCATGGGCGAAGGGCCGCTCTGGAAGGGCGGCTCGCGGCGCTACATCGTCGACGCCGTGCACGACTCGCTGCGCCGCCTCGGCACGGACTATATCGACCTCTACCAGATGCACTCTCCAGACCCGGAGACGCCGATCGAGGAGACGCTGCGTGCGCTGGATGACCTGGTGCGCGCCGGCGACGTGCGCTACCTCGGCAACTCCAACTTCACGGCGGCGCAGGCGACGGAGGCGGCCTGGGTGGCAAAGACCGAGCACCTGACGCCGTTCATCTCCGCGCAGAACCAGTACAACCTGCTCGACCGCCGCATCGAGCACGAGCTGGTGGGCGTTTGCGGCAAGTACGGCCTCGGCATCCTGCCCTTCTTCCCGCTGGCCAGCGGTTTCCTCACGGGCAAGCACCGGCCCGGCCAGGGACCGGCGAAGGGCACGCGCCTGGAGGGGCCGATGGGCCAGCGCATCCTCACCGAGGGCAACTACGACACGCTCGTGAAGCTGGAGCAGATCGCCGACGGCGCGGGCCGTTCGCTGCTGGAGCTGGCGATGTCGTGGCTGGCGCAGCAGCCGCAGGTGGGCAGCGTGATCGCCGGCGCCATGAACCCCGAGCAGGTGAAGCAGAACGCCGCGTCGATCGGCTGGAAGCTCTCGCCGGACGAGCTGGCGGCGATCGACGCCGCGACCAGGCGCTCGTAG
- a CDS encoding ribonuclease HIII, which produces MPQPPERAAELADTVARLTAALLAAGYEAGATRPIDYGRQFGVGDGTARLLVNIYGGKKGVRIVVVGAGTPLHTAVGAIAQQILGGGSGSALEKAGGAATRENFGPGPWIGSDESGKGDYFGPLAAAAVFVAPEQEATLRTAGVRDSKLLDDAAAHRVAAEIRRLCAGSFAEDLLPPAQYNACYARLKADGQNLNHLLAERHVLVLDAILARGGVAGPSGLSVIADQFADERLVRERLCAALKGRGAPLPRLLQTPRAEANVAVAAASILARDRFLTWLDDASARLGVRLPKGGANPAIVDAGRRIVQQGGRAALGDVAKLHFATTARVLA; this is translated from the coding sequence ATGCCCCAGCCGCCTGAGCGCGCCGCCGAGCTGGCGGACACCGTTGCGCGGCTCACGGCCGCCCTGCTCGCCGCCGGCTACGAAGCCGGAGCCACCCGCCCGATCGATTACGGCCGGCAGTTCGGCGTTGGCGACGGCACGGCGCGCCTGCTGGTCAACATCTACGGCGGCAAGAAGGGCGTGCGCATCGTCGTCGTCGGCGCGGGCACACCGCTGCATACCGCGGTCGGCGCCATCGCACAGCAGATTCTCGGTGGCGGCAGCGGATCAGCGCTGGAGAAGGCCGGCGGCGCGGCCACGCGGGAAAACTTCGGGCCGGGGCCGTGGATCGGCTCGGACGAATCCGGCAAGGGCGACTATTTCGGCCCGCTGGCGGCGGCGGCCGTGTTCGTCGCGCCGGAGCAGGAGGCGACGCTGAGGACCGCGGGCGTGCGCGACAGCAAGCTGCTGGACGACGCGGCCGCCCATCGCGTCGCCGCCGAAATCCGCCGCCTCTGCGCTGGTTCCTTCGCCGAGGACCTGCTGCCGCCGGCACAGTACAATGCCTGCTACGCCAGGCTGAAGGCGGACGGTCAGAACCTGAACCATCTGCTGGCCGAGCGGCACGTGCTCGTGCTCGACGCAATCCTGGCGCGGGGCGGCGTGGCCGGCCCATCGGGCCTGAGCGTGATCGCCGATCAGTTCGCCGACGAGCGGCTGGTGCGGGAACGGCTGTGCGCGGCGCTGAAGGGACGCGGCGCGCCCTTGCCGCGGCTGCTGCAAACGCCGCGCGCCGAGGCGAACGTGGCCGTGGCCGCCGCCTCGATCCTGGCGCGCGACCGCTTCCTCACCTGGCTCGATGACGCCTCCGCGCGGCTCGGCGTGCGCCTGCCCAAGGGCGGCGCCAACCCGGCGATCGTGGACGCGGGCCGGCGCATCGTGCAGCAGGGCGGACGCGCGGCCCTGGGCGACGTCGCCAAGCTGCACTTCGCGACGACGGCCCGCGTTCTGGCCTGA
- a CDS encoding NosD domain-containing protein: MPLHAGLKLPARLLQGVTALAFLAGAAFSAAVPAGASPAASPLCVNPGGSGGCSASINAAIAAASPGAVITIQPGTYAENVVVNKAVTLQGNGSPVVVPAVSNPTCGNPNDPSSICAGASIVIFVQADNVTIDGLTVDGDNPALSDGVNVGGANVDARDGIEADPTVTYHNLIVRNTTVRNVFLRGIQFQVLNFLVENDTIRNVQGNPNFAVGVLARFSSGTMRGNTVSDSSDALNSNWSFGIQFLNNTITRSGSGVHTDNAGGGGPSVADLIQDNTVKDCTPGGYGVWSFVSYVAPVFENNTVGNCDIGLAAYGTQQPVTPAFYDNTVNGSGAANTVGALLTTDTLGFGDLPLSAFLAGNTIARVGTGVHLQLTAGSGHPLTALLDGNRISASGTGIDVEGGALTLLESCLQRNTTGLLVRNNGTATVHTSVFQNNTSFGLNNTTGAAVDARLNWWGSPGGPAPAGAGDRISANVSATPFLTNPSAAQPCGGNG; this comes from the coding sequence ATGCCTCTGCACGCTGGCCTGAAGCTCCCTGCGCGGCTCCTGCAGGGCGTTACGGCCCTCGCGTTCTTGGCCGGAGCCGCCTTCTCGGCCGCCGTGCCCGCCGGCGCATCGCCGGCGGCCTCGCCGCTCTGTGTCAATCCCGGCGGCAGCGGCGGCTGCTCGGCCAGCATCAACGCCGCGATCGCCGCTGCCAGCCCCGGCGCCGTGATCACGATCCAGCCGGGCACGTACGCAGAGAACGTGGTCGTCAACAAGGCCGTAACGCTGCAGGGCAACGGCAGCCCGGTGGTCGTGCCCGCCGTGTCCAATCCGACCTGCGGCAATCCGAACGATCCCTCCTCGATCTGCGCCGGCGCGAGCATCGTGATCTTCGTGCAGGCCGACAACGTGACGATCGACGGCCTGACCGTGGACGGCGACAATCCGGCGCTGAGCGACGGCGTGAACGTCGGCGGCGCCAACGTCGACGCCCGCGACGGCATCGAGGCCGACCCGACGGTGACCTATCACAACCTCATCGTGCGCAATACGACGGTGCGGAACGTCTTCCTGCGCGGCATCCAGTTCCAGGTGCTCAACTTCCTCGTCGAGAACGACACGATCCGCAACGTGCAGGGCAACCCGAACTTCGCGGTCGGCGTGCTGGCCCGCTTCAGCTCGGGCACGATGCGCGGCAACACCGTCTCCGACAGCTCCGACGCGCTCAACTCCAATTGGTCGTTCGGCATCCAGTTCCTGAACAACACGATCACGCGCTCCGGCAGCGGCGTGCACACCGACAACGCCGGCGGCGGGGGACCCAGTGTCGCCGACCTGATCCAGGACAACACGGTCAAAGACTGCACGCCCGGCGGCTACGGCGTCTGGAGCTTCGTCTCCTACGTCGCGCCGGTCTTCGAGAACAACACGGTGGGCAACTGCGACATCGGCCTCGCCGCCTACGGCACGCAGCAGCCGGTGACGCCCGCCTTCTACGACAACACGGTGAACGGCAGCGGCGCCGCCAACACGGTCGGCGCCCTGCTGACCACGGACACGCTCGGCTTCGGCGATCTGCCGCTTTCCGCCTTCCTTGCCGGCAACACGATCGCGCGTGTCGGCACCGGCGTTCACCTGCAACTGACCGCGGGCAGCGGCCACCCGCTCACGGCGCTGCTCGACGGCAACCGTATCTCCGCCAGCGGCACGGGCATCGACGTAGAGGGCGGGGCGCTGACCCTGCTGGAAAGCTGCCTGCAGCGCAACACCACCGGCCTGCTGGTGCGCAACAACGGCACGGCCACGGTGCACACCAGCGTCTTCCAGAACAACACCAGCTTCGGTCTGAACAACACGACCGGCGCGGCCGTGGATGCCCGCCTGAACTGGTGGGGTTCGCCCGGGGGCCCGGCGCCGGCTGGCGCGGGCGATCGCATCAGCGCCAACGTGAGCGCGACGCCGTTTCTGACCAATCCGTCGGCGGCGCAGCCCTGCGGCGGCAACGGCTGA
- a CDS encoding LysM peptidoglycan-binding domain-containing protein has translation MRHPESDNYPAITPVEEYLMWYHVRYGDTLSNIAYRAYGNGADWTYIYAANYGRVYNPNLIYAGQWLYIPA, from the coding sequence ATGCGCCACCCGGAATCTGACAACTACCCGGCGATCACGCCGGTGGAGGAATACCTTATGTGGTATCACGTACGCTACGGCGACACTCTTTCCAACATCGCCTACCGTGCCTACGGCAACGGCGCGGACTGGACCTACATCTACGCCGCCAACTATGGCCGCGTTTACAACCCGAACCTGATCTACGCCGGCCAGTGGCTCTACATCCCGGCGTAG
- a CDS encoding GNAT family N-acetyltransferase: MTVEYRPVRADEFRRFLYNDQIGFGGSTADENLDFWLEHALLKPEETLSAFEDGEPVAQMGTFPLTMRWNGREIGCGGVTSVSTLPSHRRRGHVRELMTRSFAVMREQDQPIAMLWASMAAIYQRFGYGVCFTRWRYDFDPRTLRYVDEISTPGNVRLLKSEDASPLLDAPYRRFAAPRSLMLTRTEEIWRKGVLQPWRKDMAPFLIAVYEEAGEILGYTIYIVERGAQAGVTRFLNLTVRELVWQTPAAHRALVNYLAGYDLAASVRILQLPSDDPLFYMTQEPRELHTDALDGTLVRIVDVPAALEGRGYDADGCISFAVADDLCPWNAGNWELTVEGGWGRVRRLGTTDEGALCLNQRALAMLVSGYTGATQLARLGLVAASDATALRRADDLFRTACSALCLDMF, encoded by the coding sequence ATGACCGTCGAATACCGTCCCGTGCGCGCCGATGAGTTCCGGCGCTTTCTCTACAACGACCAGATCGGCTTCGGCGGCTCGACCGCCGATGAGAACCTCGACTTCTGGCTGGAACACGCGCTGCTCAAGCCCGAGGAGACGCTCAGCGCCTTCGAGGACGGCGAGCCCGTGGCGCAGATGGGGACTTTTCCTCTCACGATGCGCTGGAACGGCCGCGAGATCGGGTGCGGCGGCGTCACCAGCGTCAGCACGCTGCCCTCGCACCGCCGCCGCGGCCACGTGCGCGAGCTGATGACGCGCTCGTTCGCCGTGATGCGCGAGCAAGACCAGCCGATCGCGATGCTCTGGGCCAGCATGGCGGCGATCTACCAGCGCTTCGGCTACGGCGTCTGCTTCACGCGCTGGCGCTACGACTTTGATCCGCGCACGTTGCGCTACGTGGACGAGATTTCTACGCCCGGGAACGTGCGCCTGCTGAAGAGTGAGGACGCCTCTCCGCTGCTCGATGCGCCGTATCGACGCTTCGCCGCGCCGCGCTCGCTGATGCTCACGCGCACGGAGGAGATCTGGCGCAAGGGCGTGCTGCAACCCTGGCGCAAAGACATGGCGCCCTTTCTGATCGCGGTCTACGAGGAGGCCGGCGAGATCCTGGGCTACACGATCTACATCGTCGAGCGCGGCGCGCAGGCCGGCGTCACCCGCTTCCTCAACCTCACCGTGCGCGAGCTGGTCTGGCAGACGCCGGCGGCGCACCGGGCGCTGGTCAACTACCTCGCCGGCTATGACCTGGCCGCCAGCGTGCGCATCTTGCAGTTGCCGAGCGACGATCCGCTCTTCTACATGACGCAGGAGCCGCGCGAGCTGCACACCGACGCGCTCGACGGCACGCTGGTGCGCATCGTGGACGTGCCCGCGGCGCTGGAAGGGCGCGGCTACGACGCCGACGGCTGCATCAGCTTCGCCGTCGCCGACGATCTGTGCCCGTGGAACGCCGGCAACTGGGAGCTGACGGTCGAGGGCGGCTGGGGCCGCGTGCGCCGGCTCGGTACGACCGATGAGGGGGCGCTCTGCCTTAACCAGCGGGCGCTGGCGATGCTCGTCTCCGGCTACACCGGCGCCACCCAGCTCGCCCGCCTGGGCCTCGTTGCTGCAAGCGACGCCACAGCCCTGCGCCGCGCCGACGACCTCTTCCGCACCGCCTGCAGCGCCCTCTGCCTCGACATGTTTTAG